CAGAAAGTGTCTTAGGTCAATTATATAAAGTCAAAGATGCGAACGGTGAATATAGAGGTGGCCCAGCCTATTATATCCAGCAAGGTTTAAATAAACGCTGGTTAGCTGTGATATTTTCGCTATTTTTATTCTTAGGTTATGGTTTCATTTTTAGTGCAGTACAAGCCAACACAATAACTGATGCACTAAATCACGCATACGAGATCCCTACCCTTTACTCAGGTTTAGTCATAATATTATTAGCTGGCTTGATTGTTATTGGAGGCTTACGCGCCATTGCTAAGTTTGCCGAATGGGTTGTGCCTTTCATGGCTGTTACCTATGTATTAGTCACAGTGGTGATCACTATTCTAAACGCAGACTTAGTGCCTGCTATGTTATGGGATATAATTTCCTCTGCATTCGGTTTAAATGAAGCCGGTGCCGGTGCCATAGGTGCTGCATTTAAACACGGCGTACAAAGGGGGTTATATTCTAACGAAGCAGGCTCAGGCAGTGTGCCTCATGCAGCTGCTAGTGCCACTCCAAATCCCAATCATCCAGTATCCCAAGGTTATGTACAAATGTTAGGCGTTTTTATCGACACTATGATTTTGTGTACTTGTTCTGCTGTAGTCATCCTACTAGCTGGTGGTTCAAGTAGTGAACAAATGGAAGGTATTCGCTTAACTCAAGATGCAATGAGCTCACATTTAGGCACAGGAGGCGCCGACTTTGTAGCAGCAGCCATTAGCTTATTTGCATTTACTTCAGTGGTAGCTAACTACGCCTACGGCGAAAGTAACTTACATATGTTTAAATTGGACAATAAAGTCGGTAGAACCTGTTATACAGCCGGTTATTTAATGATGATCCTTTGGGGGTCAATGGCTGCGCTACCTGAAGTATGGGCAGCGGCAGATATGGCTTTAGGCCTAATGACAGTGATCAATATAATAGCCCTAGTTTTGATGACTCCCACTATAGTGTCTATCAGTAAAGATTATTTCAAAAAGCGTGATAATGGCGAGGAAATTAGTTATCAAACGGGTGATTGTGAAATACAGGGTAAATCAGAAGATGGCATTTGGGATAATAAATAAAACTAAATAACCTGTAGACTGGATAAGCCGAACCTCTCGATAACGCTCTTTTTGTGCCTAGCGGCGTTGGGCTTCCTAGCCGCGATGGAGGAGAGTCTAGCAATAACACGTTATTACGTACGACAATCCGCCTTGCCATACACGAAAAATTTCGTCACCGAGTAAGAATTTAGGTGAGGTGATTTGGGAAAATGTTATTAAGCTATTGAATGTTAATGATAAATTTAGCTTAAACGATACTTCTTATCCAGAACTCAGGTTAAATAAAGTTAATCAAAACTAGGTCGGCTGTCCTTCAATATCTTATCTAAATCTGCTTGAGCTTTCACCGGTTCAAGTAGGTCTTCCTGCTCTAACATTTCACATTCGTCATTAATCATTTGTTTAACCGTAACAGGATAAAACCTACAATCTTCGGGACGATCATGATAGATATCACAAGTATAAAAAATATTGCCTGTTTCTGTACTAGTAGAGCCACGTAAGAATGGACATAGGTCTAATAGTTTTCCACTATTAGGTGAAAACCAAATTAAGCCCCCTTTTACATATTCAGCAATATCTGGACGAAACAACTGCCACATATCCATATCGCTGTCAGATGCAGAAAGGTCGCCATGACTATATTTAATGCAACACTTTCCACACTGAGTACATTCTTTCATATTTGGCTAGAACTCATTTTAACTACCTTAAACCTGAACTTCACTGCCCAAGAAGGGTTATTTAGAACGAGAGCGATTTTCTTTTTTCATCCGGGCAGATTGTGCAGCACGATCTGATTGGCGCTTTTCTTTACGATCTTTTTTGTCTGGGGTTAACGAGCCTGTTTTGAAACTCTGTTTACGTTTTACTTTATCTGCTTCTTTTTTGGCAGCAATTTTTTCCATCTCAACTTCTTCTTGCTGCACCATATCTGGAGTTTCTAGACTGATACGCCCTAACTTGCCCGATCTGAGTTCATTAATTAATACTTCACAAATTTTATGTAAGTTAACTCTACCACCCGCCATTAAGGCACCACGACTACCTGCCGCAACTTCTAAAAACTCTATTTCAGTCGTTGGGATATGTTCTAGTTTAAAACGATCTTTTAATAGTTCTGGGTAAGCCTTAATTAAATAATCTGCGGCATAAAAACCTACATCATCATATTCCATTGCCGTATCTTTAATCGCTCCAGTCGCCGCTAATCGATAACCACTGTTAGGGTTTTCGACTTTTGGCCACAAAATACCTGGGGTATCAAACAAGGTAATGCCATTACCTAAATTAATACGTTGTTGATTTTTAGTCACCGCAGCTTCATTACCCGTTTTAGCAATCACGCGATCAGCTAAAATGTTAATTAGGGTAGATTTCCCTACGTTTGGAATACCGACTATCATGGTATTAATAGTTTTTACGCTAGCGTCTTTTTCAGGCAACATTTTACGACATAAGTCGATGATCTGTTTCATTTTGGCAGGTTGTTCAGTGGTGGCTGCGAACGTCTTTACTGATCTTTCACGCTCTAAATATTCTTGCCACATTGCGGTGATTTCGGGATCAGCTAGATCCGTTTTACTCAAGACTTTAATACAAGGTTTATCACCTCGCATTTGAGCGATCGCTGGATTTTCACTTGAATAAGGAATACGTGCATCTAACACTTCAATCAATAAATCAACTTGAGGCAAAACTTGTTTAATTTCTTTTTGGGCTTTATGCATATGCCCTGGGTACCAATGAACTGCCATTTTTTCGCCTTTCGTATTTTAAATATCATTATCCGATAAATCGGATAAAACTGAATAATAGTATTATACCTATGCCTTTAGCCTGTGTAATGCATGATGAGTTGAATAACAACTGAAATCACTAATAAGGGTAAGATCCAACGACCAAACTTACTCATTTGTTGATTGGACAAATTAAAATTAGCTCGCTCAATTAATGGCACTAGTACCACTAGAGCAATAAATAATACACCTAAGATAAGCAATACCGTCATTACACTAATCCCATAGCATACTTTAATGCTTGTTTTTTTAGCGGGCCTGAACTGTTAGCTAATTTTAAACCTAAATTTCTGAGTAATGATAAAGGAGTATTATCGTTGCTAAAAATGGCATAAAGGCTATCCATAGCTGTCATCATAATTAAATTATCCGTGCGACGATCTTTCTCGTAGGCATTTAACCAGAGCTGTCGATTAGTATCCGTTAATGCCTGTGAACGGCCATGCACTCTAACACAGCTTGCTAATTGGGTAAGCAACGACCCAACATCCTTAAAACCTAAATTCACTCCCTGCCCAGCTAATGGGTTGATAGTATGCGCCGCATCTCCGATCAACACACTGTTATGTTTATAATATTGATTAGCGTGCATTCTAGTTAGACCAAAACTGGCTGTTGATAACACCTCAAAATCTACTAATTCGTCAGGAAAAACCTGAATGATTTGTTGTTTAAGTTTTTCATTTGATAAGGTTTTTAACCACTTAATATTTTTCACACTGTTATACCAAACTAACGAACCATATCCGTCATACAAGGGTAAAAAAGCCAGAGGACCATTAGCGGTAAATTGTTGCCAAGTGATATCTTGACTAGCAATATCCGTTTTAATAGTAATGCCTAATGCCTGTTGCGCATATTGCCATCCTTGCACACCAATATTACTTGCCTGTCGAACCTTAGAATTACCACCATCAGCTCCGATGATAATTTTGCTATCGATCTGTTGACCATCAGCAAGTATCAACTGAGTTTGACCTTTAGGGTTAATTGATACTAAAGGTTGATTCCAAAAACAACGGATATTACCCACCTCAGCTATAGCTTGGTGTAGTCCTAAT
The sequence above is a segment of the Paraglaciecola sp. L3A3 genome. Coding sequences within it:
- a CDS encoding FAD-dependent monooxygenase; this translates as MFDFCVVGGGMVGSAIALGLGAMGFDVALIETNKPADFSASQAPDMRVSAISLTSEKLLTDLGAWSFIEKMRLCEYKRLSVWNKSTCRTDFDCHSVGTSHLGHIVENRIIQLGLHQAIAEVGNIRCFWNQPLVSINPKGQTQLILADGQQIDSKIIIGADGGNSKVRQASNIGVQGWQYAQQALGITIKTDIASQDITWQQFTANGPLAFLPLYDGYGSLVWYNSVKNIKWLKTLSNEKLKQQIIQVFPDELVDFEVLSTASFGLTRMHANQYYKHNSVLIGDAAHTINPLAGQGVNLGFKDVGSLLTQLASCVRVHGRSQALTDTNRQLWLNAYEKDRRTDNLIMMTAMDSLYAIFSNDNTPLSLLRNLGLKLANSSGPLKKQALKYAMGLV
- the ylqF gene encoding ribosome biogenesis GTPase YlqF; this encodes MAVHWYPGHMHKAQKEIKQVLPQVDLLIEVLDARIPYSSENPAIAQMRGDKPCIKVLSKTDLADPEITAMWQEYLERERSVKTFAATTEQPAKMKQIIDLCRKMLPEKDASVKTINTMIVGIPNVGKSTLINILADRVIAKTGNEAAVTKNQQRINLGNGITLFDTPGILWPKVENPNSGYRLAATGAIKDTAMEYDDVGFYAADYLIKAYPELLKDRFKLEHIPTTEIEFLEVAAGSRGALMAGGRVNLHKICEVLINELRSGKLGRISLETPDMVQQEEVEMEKIAAKKEADKVKRKQSFKTGSLTPDKKDRKEKRQSDRAAQSARMKKENRSRSK
- a CDS encoding YkgJ family cysteine cluster protein gives rise to the protein MKECTQCGKCCIKYSHGDLSASDSDMDMWQLFRPDIAEYVKGGLIWFSPNSGKLLDLCPFLRGSTSTETGNIFYTCDIYHDRPEDCRFYPVTVKQMINDECEMLEQEDLLEPVKAQADLDKILKDSRPSFD
- a CDS encoding sodium:alanine symporter family protein, with translation MINEIVAFINNVLWGNGQILIYMLLIAGVWFSSKLGFIQIRHFRHMFSVMKGSTKSDKAGISSFQALCTSLSARVGTGNLAGVAVAISLGGSGAIFWMWVIAILGMATGFAESVLGQLYKVKDANGEYRGGPAYYIQQGLNKRWLAVIFSLFLFLGYGFIFSAVQANTITDALNHAYEIPTLYSGLVIILLAGLIVIGGLRAIAKFAEWVVPFMAVTYVLVTVVITILNADLVPAMLWDIISSAFGLNEAGAGAIGAAFKHGVQRGLYSNEAGSGSVPHAAASATPNPNHPVSQGYVQMLGVFIDTMILCTCSAVVILLAGGSSSEQMEGIRLTQDAMSSHLGTGGADFVAAAISLFAFTSVVANYAYGESNLHMFKLDNKVGRTCYTAGYLMMILWGSMAALPEVWAAADMALGLMTVINIIALVLMTPTIVSISKDYFKKRDNGEEISYQTGDCEIQGKSEDGIWDNK